Proteins from one Acropora muricata isolate sample 2 chromosome 9, ASM3666990v1, whole genome shotgun sequence genomic window:
- the LOC136927501 gene encoding poly [ADP-ribose] polymerase tankyrase-like, with product MLKFAVKRKPVELFHEAVHKKDLLRATFLLEQNESQFHIDDIDEDGITALQRTCFTGTLGLVQLLVTNGADINIQDNEGWSVLHAATVARNHSIMRYLIAVGAPLGLQNDQGELAIDLARDLQSIVILVDGMRRAGLTKEVEDYLRDRPKVRGILEEKLLHSDIVSQEQGRQRAASEILPSNMSTKYAGRQQRRSFFADNPQPVTTAVKSKDNDLKGLTDPRPTDVVLLNRHLIESPINSSSLNFGAREPCALCSKCGKRRQQIVKRRSTTSLCSESSDSSSSSDSAYSSGSTNSAGNVYALEQNDGTMNTAKENNHMGAENHRVYARVHTTTIHPETVKYTNNLDRQNVQGESASRQKRISSSAKRTSSFQYQGRSYSPAKNRSDTGNANFLHQDHIIQSQEYQFSPRLHSPMINSKGDRSCVNGSPPILNATENVINVNELNGRGVSLLHEAAAKGDAEEVKLLLLRGAEVNRQSLNGSSPLHEAVRAGKTVTASVLIEHGADLFSETDNGLLPEDLAPNVHMKRLLHKAMALK from the coding sequence ATGTTAAAGTTCGCTGTGAAGCGCAAGCCCGTGGAATTGTTTCACGAGGCAGTCCACAAAAAGGACTTGTTAAGAGCTACATTTCTTCTCGAGCAGAACGAATCACAGTTCCACATCGATGACATCGATGAAGATGGGATCACAGCTCTTCAAAGGACCTGTTTTACAGGAACACTCGGTTTGGTTCAACTACTTGTCACAAACGGAGCAGACATAAACATTCAAGACAACGAAGGATGGAGCGTCCTTCACGCGGCTACTGTTGCTCGTAATCACTCAATTATGCGATATCTTATTGCTGTGGGCGCTCCACTGGGTTTACAAAATGACCAAGGAGAATTGGCTATTGATCTGGCGCGAGATCTACAATCTATCGTTATCCTTGTGGATGGCATGAGACGGGCAGGGTTAACTAAAGAAGTCGAAGATTACTTGAGAGACAGACCTAAAGTGCGGGGAATTCTCGAGGAAAAACTGCTGCATAGTGACATAGTTTCTCAGGAACAAGGGCGACAGAGAGCAGCTAGCGAAATTTTGCCTTCAAATATGTCAACAAAATATGCGGGCAGGCAACAAAGGCGCAGTTTTTTTGCGGATAACCCACAACCGGTAACCACGGCTGTCAAATCAAAAGATAATGATCTGAAAGGGTTAACAGACCCTCGTCCCACCGATGTCGTGTTACTCAACCGTCACTTGATCGAAAGTCCCATAAACTCAAGCAGTTTGAACTTTGGAGCAAGGGAACCTTGCGCATTATGTTCGAAATGCGGCAAACGTCGGCAGCAAATCGTCAAACGACGGTCAACAACTTCGCTGTGTTCGGAGTCGTCCGATTCCTCGTCCTCTTCCGACTCTGCCTACAGCTCAGGGTCAACAAATTCAGCGGGAAATGTATACGCACTCGAACAAAATGATGGAACAATGAACACTGCTAAGGAAAACAATCATATGGGGGCGGAGAACCACAGGGTTTACGCTCGAGTTCACACAACAACAATTCATCCTGAGACTGTCAAATACACAAACAACTTAGACCGTCAGAATGTACAAGGAGAAAGTGCTTCCAGACAGAAAAGAATATCATCTTCAGCAAAACGAACAAGCTCATTTCAATATCAAGGGAGATCATACTCCCCTGCCAAAAATAGGAGTGACACAGGAAACGCAAACTTTCTTCATCAAGACCATATTATACAATCTCAAGAATATCAATTTTCACCTCGACTGCATTCGCCTATGATCAACTCTAAAGGTGACCGATCGTGTGTTAACGGATCTCCTCCGATTTTGAACGCAACCGAAAACGTAATAAACGTAAACGAGTTGAATGGCAGAGGTGTCTCGCTTCTTCACGAAGCGGCCGCGAAAGGTGACGCGGAGGAGGTGAAATTATTGCTTCTTCGCGGCGCAGAGGTAAACAGGCAATCTTTGAACGGAAGCAGCCCACTGCACGAAGCTGTAAGAGCGGGAAAAACAGTGACTGCATCCGTATTAATAGAACATGGCGCAGATCTATTCTCGGAAACTGACAACGGATTGTTGCCCGAAGATTTGGCTCCAAACGTTCATATGAAGAGGTTGCTTCACAAAGCCATGGCATTGAAATGA
- the LOC136927499 gene encoding uncharacterized protein isoform X2 — translation MSSDSLKLLPFDARKVRTQDVVVLVVGLTAVFLFRAPYVWDLKPSWQLHIASDTSEISGKNYLPLPVVTDLDSDGLSEVIVTTMDSKIQVLVLPSHEDEEDTSSTLPHIYVKKDAVLYTKSYNSSTFTFPVALGAGCDRKSTNSLDVCRQIIIVVTNNGVVQCFSDQLELLWTADTFQEQIGYHSQHFKEIAVHIVPYSLDFGLVLIGGKLAKDEPPEDHLKHDHHLNTSDGLSADEVARLPPRRGRPVKTSSEEKEHFSTYALNSKTGQIHWKHEPGDYEAKKTCREDLLSTYHFKLALHASQYHVGEVHLSSITDSLMTTLPYRWQHPADTKLQTAHFVKKLPSSSTGTNQKATAGTSQPHSSRGRPNAVVIHQRKAIEVLSLDTGRRLCPSYPISKDHTSLGDVNNDNVIEHVTTFFSSEPVVQSDLTPCSAVVISGGKILFRGSVCRPPSTFGSYFSSTSGEDLRDESVPVAPLLVPSPSSRSGLLSHLSGVKFRRESIRGFDSVFVISSGRLTSFGPYGEFNWQTDTRNSWEKYGVGGESQGEVFVPNIQAVSTSVGGVEDAVLVSGWKHLTLVSLKDGNVLASHSLPCVCDSPVTQGDFNNDGLMDFIVHCERSYLGFSLENRPEYWWTVVGIACGMGAVLVAFFLLRAMEELMA, via the exons ATGAGCAGTGACTCTTTAAAACTTCTGCCTTTTGATGCTCGAAAAGTGAGAACCCAAGATGTCGTTGTTCTGGTGGTAGGTCTTACAGCGGTGTTTCTTTTTAGAGCTCCATATGTATGGGACCTGAAGCCATCCTGGCAGCTTCACATTGCTTCAGACACAAGTGAAATTTCAGGAAAAAATTACCT GCCTCTCCCAGTTGTCACAGATTTGGATAGTGATGGACTTAGCG AAGTCATTGTTACAACAATGGATTCCAAAATTCAAGTTTTGGTGCTTCCTTCCCATGAGGATGAAGAAGATACATCTTCAACTTTGCCACATATTTATGTGAAG AAGGATGCTGTTCTTTATACGAAGTCTTACAACTCATCCACATTTACCTTCCCTGTTGCTCTTGGGGCAGGCTGTGACCGCAAAAGTACTAATTCTCTTGATGTTTGTCGTCAG ATTATCATAGTCGTCACAAACAATGGAGTTGTGCAGTGCTTTTCAGACCAACTGGAGCTGCTGTGGACAGCTGATACATTTCAGGAACAAATAGGATATCACTCACAGCATTTCAA GGAAATTGCTGTACACATTGTTCCATACTCTCTGGATTTTGGCTTAGTTTTGATTGGAGGAAAGCTGGCTAAAGATGAACCACCTGAAGACCATTTAAA ACACGATCACCATCTGAACACATCTGATGGGCTTTCCGCGGATGAGGTTGCGAGACTTCCACCAAGACGTGGCCGTCCAGTAAAAACG AGCTCAGAGGAAAAGGAGCACTTTTCGACTTACGCACTGAACAGTAAAACCGGACAAATCCACTGGAAACACGAACCAGGCGATTATGAAGCCAAGAAAACATGTCGAGAG GATCTACTATCAACTTACCATTTCAAGCTGGCTCTCCACGCAAGCCAGTACCACGTGGGCGAGGTTCATTTAAGTAGTATCACGGACTCTCTCATGACAACTCTTCCATACAGATGGCAACACCCCGCTGACACAAAATTACAGACTGCTCACTTCGTCAAGAAGCTGCCCTCATCCTCAACTGGTACAAACCAAAA AGCGACTGCTGGCACATCTCAGCCGCATTCCAGCCGTGGAAGGCCTAACGCAGTAGTCATACATCAGCGCAAAGCTATCGAGGTGCTAAGCCTCGATACTGGGCGGCGCCTTTGCCCATCATACCCAATTTCCAAAGACCACACGAGCCTTGGTGATGTCAACAACGATAACGTCATTGAGCACGTGACAACCTTCTTCTCCTCTGAACCTGTTGTCCAATCAGACCTAACTCCCTGCTCCGCTGTGGTAATTTCCGGTGGAAAAATTTTGTTTCGAGGGTCAGTTTGTCGTCCACCTTCTACCTTTGGAAGTTATTTTTCCTCAACATCAGGCGAAGATCTGAGGGATGAATCGGTCCCTGTTGCTCCTTTGCTAGTGCCAAGCCCTTCAAGCAGAAGTGGACTTTTGAGTCATTTGTCAGGCGTTAAGTTCAGGCGGGAAAGCATTCGAGGTTTTGACAGCGTATTTGTCATCTCGTCCGGGAGGCTGACAAGCTTTGGACCTTATGGAGAATTCAACTGGCAG ACTGACACAAGGAATTCATGGGAGAAATACGGTGTCGGAGGAGAAAGCCAGGGAGAGGTGTTTGTCCCAAACATACAGGCAGTGTCCACTTCAGTTGGTGGTGTAGAG GATGCTGTGTTGGTATCAGGTTGGAAGCATCTTACACTGGTTTCTCTTAAGGATGGCAATGTGTTAGCCTCTCACTCCTTACCTTGTGTTTGCGATTCTCCTGTCACCCAAGGGGATTTCAACAATGATGGGCTCATGGATTTTATTGTTCACTGTGAAAGAAG CTACCTTGGCTTTTCTCTGGAGAACAGACCCGAATACTGGTGGACAGTCGTTGGCATTGCATGTGGAATGGGCGCCGTTTTGGtagcattttttcttcttcgagCCATGGAAGAATTAATGGCGTGA
- the LOC136927499 gene encoding uncharacterized protein isoform X1, translating to MSSDSLKLLPFDARKVRTQDVVVLVVGLTAVFLFRAPYVWDLKPSWQLHIASDTSEISGKNYLPLPVVTDLDSDGLSEVIVTTMDSKIQVLVLPSHEDEEDTSSTLPHIYVKKDAVLYTKSYNSSTFTFPVALGAGCDRKSTNSLDVCRQIIIVVTNNGVVQCFSDQLELLWTADTFQEQIGYHSQHFKEIAVHIVPYSLDFGLVLIGGKLAKDEPPEDHLKHDHHLNTSDGLSADEVARLPPRRGRPVKTLQSSEEKEHFSTYALNSKTGQIHWKHEPGDYEAKKTCREDLLSTYHFKLALHASQYHVGEVHLSSITDSLMTTLPYRWQHPADTKLQTAHFVKKLPSSSTGTNQKATAGTSQPHSSRGRPNAVVIHQRKAIEVLSLDTGRRLCPSYPISKDHTSLGDVNNDNVIEHVTTFFSSEPVVQSDLTPCSAVVISGGKILFRGSVCRPPSTFGSYFSSTSGEDLRDESVPVAPLLVPSPSSRSGLLSHLSGVKFRRESIRGFDSVFVISSGRLTSFGPYGEFNWQTDTRNSWEKYGVGGESQGEVFVPNIQAVSTSVGGVEDAVLVSGWKHLTLVSLKDGNVLASHSLPCVCDSPVTQGDFNNDGLMDFIVHCERSYLGFSLENRPEYWWTVVGIACGMGAVLVAFFLLRAMEELMA from the exons ATGAGCAGTGACTCTTTAAAACTTCTGCCTTTTGATGCTCGAAAAGTGAGAACCCAAGATGTCGTTGTTCTGGTGGTAGGTCTTACAGCGGTGTTTCTTTTTAGAGCTCCATATGTATGGGACCTGAAGCCATCCTGGCAGCTTCACATTGCTTCAGACACAAGTGAAATTTCAGGAAAAAATTACCT GCCTCTCCCAGTTGTCACAGATTTGGATAGTGATGGACTTAGCG AAGTCATTGTTACAACAATGGATTCCAAAATTCAAGTTTTGGTGCTTCCTTCCCATGAGGATGAAGAAGATACATCTTCAACTTTGCCACATATTTATGTGAAG AAGGATGCTGTTCTTTATACGAAGTCTTACAACTCATCCACATTTACCTTCCCTGTTGCTCTTGGGGCAGGCTGTGACCGCAAAAGTACTAATTCTCTTGATGTTTGTCGTCAG ATTATCATAGTCGTCACAAACAATGGAGTTGTGCAGTGCTTTTCAGACCAACTGGAGCTGCTGTGGACAGCTGATACATTTCAGGAACAAATAGGATATCACTCACAGCATTTCAA GGAAATTGCTGTACACATTGTTCCATACTCTCTGGATTTTGGCTTAGTTTTGATTGGAGGAAAGCTGGCTAAAGATGAACCACCTGAAGACCATTTAAA ACACGATCACCATCTGAACACATCTGATGGGCTTTCCGCGGATGAGGTTGCGAGACTTCCACCAAGACGTGGCCGTCCAGTAAAAACG CTTCAGAGCTCAGAGGAAAAGGAGCACTTTTCGACTTACGCACTGAACAGTAAAACCGGACAAATCCACTGGAAACACGAACCAGGCGATTATGAAGCCAAGAAAACATGTCGAGAG GATCTACTATCAACTTACCATTTCAAGCTGGCTCTCCACGCAAGCCAGTACCACGTGGGCGAGGTTCATTTAAGTAGTATCACGGACTCTCTCATGACAACTCTTCCATACAGATGGCAACACCCCGCTGACACAAAATTACAGACTGCTCACTTCGTCAAGAAGCTGCCCTCATCCTCAACTGGTACAAACCAAAA AGCGACTGCTGGCACATCTCAGCCGCATTCCAGCCGTGGAAGGCCTAACGCAGTAGTCATACATCAGCGCAAAGCTATCGAGGTGCTAAGCCTCGATACTGGGCGGCGCCTTTGCCCATCATACCCAATTTCCAAAGACCACACGAGCCTTGGTGATGTCAACAACGATAACGTCATTGAGCACGTGACAACCTTCTTCTCCTCTGAACCTGTTGTCCAATCAGACCTAACTCCCTGCTCCGCTGTGGTAATTTCCGGTGGAAAAATTTTGTTTCGAGGGTCAGTTTGTCGTCCACCTTCTACCTTTGGAAGTTATTTTTCCTCAACATCAGGCGAAGATCTGAGGGATGAATCGGTCCCTGTTGCTCCTTTGCTAGTGCCAAGCCCTTCAAGCAGAAGTGGACTTTTGAGTCATTTGTCAGGCGTTAAGTTCAGGCGGGAAAGCATTCGAGGTTTTGACAGCGTATTTGTCATCTCGTCCGGGAGGCTGACAAGCTTTGGACCTTATGGAGAATTCAACTGGCAG ACTGACACAAGGAATTCATGGGAGAAATACGGTGTCGGAGGAGAAAGCCAGGGAGAGGTGTTTGTCCCAAACATACAGGCAGTGTCCACTTCAGTTGGTGGTGTAGAG GATGCTGTGTTGGTATCAGGTTGGAAGCATCTTACACTGGTTTCTCTTAAGGATGGCAATGTGTTAGCCTCTCACTCCTTACCTTGTGTTTGCGATTCTCCTGTCACCCAAGGGGATTTCAACAATGATGGGCTCATGGATTTTATTGTTCACTGTGAAAGAAG CTACCTTGGCTTTTCTCTGGAGAACAGACCCGAATACTGGTGGACAGTCGTTGGCATTGCATGTGGAATGGGCGCCGTTTTGGtagcattttttcttcttcgagCCATGGAAGAATTAATGGCGTGA
- the LOC136927499 gene encoding uncharacterized protein isoform X3, producing the protein MSLFWWPLPVVTDLDSDGLSEVIVTTMDSKIQVLVLPSHEDEEDTSSTLPHIYVKKDAVLYTKSYNSSTFTFPVALGAGCDRKSTNSLDVCRQIIIVVTNNGVVQCFSDQLELLWTADTFQEQIGYHSQHFKEIAVHIVPYSLDFGLVLIGGKLAKDEPPEDHLKHDHHLNTSDGLSADEVARLPPRRGRPVKTLQSSEEKEHFSTYALNSKTGQIHWKHEPGDYEAKKTCREDLLSTYHFKLALHASQYHVGEVHLSSITDSLMTTLPYRWQHPADTKLQTAHFVKKLPSSSTGTNQKATAGTSQPHSSRGRPNAVVIHQRKAIEVLSLDTGRRLCPSYPISKDHTSLGDVNNDNVIEHVTTFFSSEPVVQSDLTPCSAVVISGGKILFRGSVCRPPSTFGSYFSSTSGEDLRDESVPVAPLLVPSPSSRSGLLSHLSGVKFRRESIRGFDSVFVISSGRLTSFGPYGEFNWQTDTRNSWEKYGVGGESQGEVFVPNIQAVSTSVGGVEDAVLVSGWKHLTLVSLKDGNVLASHSLPCVCDSPVTQGDFNNDGLMDFIVHCERSYLGFSLENRPEYWWTVVGIACGMGAVLVAFFLLRAMEELMA; encoded by the exons ATGTCGTTGTTCTGGTG GCCTCTCCCAGTTGTCACAGATTTGGATAGTGATGGACTTAGCG AAGTCATTGTTACAACAATGGATTCCAAAATTCAAGTTTTGGTGCTTCCTTCCCATGAGGATGAAGAAGATACATCTTCAACTTTGCCACATATTTATGTGAAG AAGGATGCTGTTCTTTATACGAAGTCTTACAACTCATCCACATTTACCTTCCCTGTTGCTCTTGGGGCAGGCTGTGACCGCAAAAGTACTAATTCTCTTGATGTTTGTCGTCAG ATTATCATAGTCGTCACAAACAATGGAGTTGTGCAGTGCTTTTCAGACCAACTGGAGCTGCTGTGGACAGCTGATACATTTCAGGAACAAATAGGATATCACTCACAGCATTTCAA GGAAATTGCTGTACACATTGTTCCATACTCTCTGGATTTTGGCTTAGTTTTGATTGGAGGAAAGCTGGCTAAAGATGAACCACCTGAAGACCATTTAAA ACACGATCACCATCTGAACACATCTGATGGGCTTTCCGCGGATGAGGTTGCGAGACTTCCACCAAGACGTGGCCGTCCAGTAAAAACG CTTCAGAGCTCAGAGGAAAAGGAGCACTTTTCGACTTACGCACTGAACAGTAAAACCGGACAAATCCACTGGAAACACGAACCAGGCGATTATGAAGCCAAGAAAACATGTCGAGAG GATCTACTATCAACTTACCATTTCAAGCTGGCTCTCCACGCAAGCCAGTACCACGTGGGCGAGGTTCATTTAAGTAGTATCACGGACTCTCTCATGACAACTCTTCCATACAGATGGCAACACCCCGCTGACACAAAATTACAGACTGCTCACTTCGTCAAGAAGCTGCCCTCATCCTCAACTGGTACAAACCAAAA AGCGACTGCTGGCACATCTCAGCCGCATTCCAGCCGTGGAAGGCCTAACGCAGTAGTCATACATCAGCGCAAAGCTATCGAGGTGCTAAGCCTCGATACTGGGCGGCGCCTTTGCCCATCATACCCAATTTCCAAAGACCACACGAGCCTTGGTGATGTCAACAACGATAACGTCATTGAGCACGTGACAACCTTCTTCTCCTCTGAACCTGTTGTCCAATCAGACCTAACTCCCTGCTCCGCTGTGGTAATTTCCGGTGGAAAAATTTTGTTTCGAGGGTCAGTTTGTCGTCCACCTTCTACCTTTGGAAGTTATTTTTCCTCAACATCAGGCGAAGATCTGAGGGATGAATCGGTCCCTGTTGCTCCTTTGCTAGTGCCAAGCCCTTCAAGCAGAAGTGGACTTTTGAGTCATTTGTCAGGCGTTAAGTTCAGGCGGGAAAGCATTCGAGGTTTTGACAGCGTATTTGTCATCTCGTCCGGGAGGCTGACAAGCTTTGGACCTTATGGAGAATTCAACTGGCAG ACTGACACAAGGAATTCATGGGAGAAATACGGTGTCGGAGGAGAAAGCCAGGGAGAGGTGTTTGTCCCAAACATACAGGCAGTGTCCACTTCAGTTGGTGGTGTAGAG GATGCTGTGTTGGTATCAGGTTGGAAGCATCTTACACTGGTTTCTCTTAAGGATGGCAATGTGTTAGCCTCTCACTCCTTACCTTGTGTTTGCGATTCTCCTGTCACCCAAGGGGATTTCAACAATGATGGGCTCATGGATTTTATTGTTCACTGTGAAAGAAG CTACCTTGGCTTTTCTCTGGAGAACAGACCCGAATACTGGTGGACAGTCGTTGGCATTGCATGTGGAATGGGCGCCGTTTTGGtagcattttttcttcttcgagCCATGGAAGAATTAATGGCGTGA
- the LOC136927498 gene encoding targeting protein for Xklp2 homolog, whose product MDAEIDPNYEYDAPQFVDFTAQQVDPDADKWFDIKAADEGGAGFESAEDQEENESFEEPKDEATCIVASEITKENNSLEKPLEHAKTVTEANNDVTLRTTWASKASAAPVDNSSSRSQAKRKRERKESERKSARLRSMSSSSTASTCSSVSISSDYCSTGRKVPKIKHQLVVPITPNVLRRSARTKTAIVCAQKDREETELEIIAQKQKEMAGMLKQNKASMRKALAGQSYVPCRSAGDNLTHPQEFHFATDKRLGPINNAQCNEETENNFVGSLRQHPPSPTFKNKKPTKPVPFKITESRKRKEPDSDDNPIGEYQSMAQKVYQWQKRTPERFRVKPLREQNQGPPPAESDKAQHKLTAPKTPNLKAKDRKRPLAADCVSREEQEKMLEKEIKSYKFKATEINPKIFECNGTLGVYMEPKKPLTEIEPFSFQSEERVVEHKAKEHITHEDEDHSRVIKAQELPDFSNVFQPELPHCHTESEPFSFDQRDKELKKKKEEAVKAIILEEEKKASEFRAKPLPSFPQPPLPSSTKSLTEPVPFNLSTENRGAVKAEKWGQKLQQEIEDGRMKRVFKARPTNVLYNDPFVPDKSIVKPSTIFEEFTMNSDKRAKEREIYEMHKAERELEEEEIRMQLQKEKEEEEKINLKILRKQLVHKPNPIRKYRSVEIKHSEKELTNPQSPEWQSKKRRKLRV is encoded by the exons ATGGATGCAGAGATCGATCCGAACTACGAGTACGACGCGCCCCAGTTTGTTGACTTTACTGCACAGCAAGTTGACCCAGATGCAGATAAGTGGTTTG ATATAAAAGCAGCTGATGAAGGTGGAGCCGGATTCGAAAGCGCCGAAGATCAAGAGGAAAACGAATCATTTGAGGAACCAAAAGACGAAGCTACTTGCATCGTCGCCTCGGAAATTACAAAGGAGAATAACTCCCTAGAAAAACCATTGGAACACGCGAAAACTGTAACAGAAGCCAACAATGATGTTACTTTAAGGACAACTTGGGCTTCAAAAGCTTCAGCTGCGCCGGTAGACAATAGCAGTTCTAGAAGTCAAGCTAAAAG GAAACGTGAACGAAAGGAGTCTGAGAGAAAATCAGCAAGACTGAGAAGCATGTCTTCATCCTCCACAGCATCTACATGTTCTTCAGTGTCCATTTCGTCTGATTATTGTTCAACTGGTAGGAAGGTTCCAAAGATCAAGCACCAATTGGTTGTTCCAATAACACCAAATGTTTTGAG gagAAGTGCTCGAACCAAGACCGCTATTGTCTGTGCACAGAAAGACAGAGAGGAAACTGAACTAGAAATCATTgctcaaaaacaaaaagaaatggctGGAATGCTGAAACAGAATAAAGCTTCCATGAGGAAAGCTCTTGCTGGCCAGTCCTACGTTCCTTGCAGAAGCGCTGGTGACAACCTCACCCATCCTCAAGAATTTCACTTTGCAACAGATAAGCGACTTGGGCCAATAAACAATGCTCAATGCAATGAAGAGacagaaaataattttgttggCTCCTTGAGGCAACATCCTCCATCTCCA acattcaaaaacaagaaaccaaCAAAACCTGTACCATTCAAGATAACTGAATCAAGAAAACGGAAAGAGCCAGACAGTGACGACAACCCAATTGGTGAATATCAGTCCATGGCTCAGAAAGTCTACCAATGGCAGAAAAGAACGCCCGAGCGCTTCCGTGTTAAACCCTTGAGGGAACAGAATCAAGGTCCCCCACCAGCTGAGTCGGACAAAGCTCAACACAAACTGACAGCCCCCAAAACACCAAATCTCAAGGCAAAGGATAGAAAAAGGCCATTAGCAGCAGACTGTGTAAGCAGGGAGGAACAAGAAAAGATGctggaaaaagaaataaagag ctACAAGTTCAAAGCAACTGAAATAAATCCCAAAATTTTTGAGTGCAATGGAACACTGGGTGTTTATATGGAACCAAAGAAACCTCTGACTGAAATCGAACCATTCAGTTTCCAATCTGAAGAAAGAGTTGTGGAGCACAAAGCAAAGGAACACATTACTCATGAG GATGAAGACCACTCCAGGGTAATCAAGGCACAAGAACTTCCTGACTTCAGCAATGTGTTCCAACCAGAATTACCACACTGTCACACAGAATCTGAGCCATTCTCATTTGACCAGCGCGACAAggaattaaagaaaaagaaagaggaagcAGTTAAGGCAATAATTTTGGAAGAGGAAAAGAAG GCAAGTGAGTTCCGAGCCAAGCCTCTGCCAAGTTTCCCACAGCCTCCATTGCCATCGTCAACAAAGTCCTTGACAGAACCAGTGCCATTTAACCTGTCGACAGAAAATCGAGGAGCGGTAAAAGCTGAGAAGTGGGGACAAAAG CTTCAACAGGAAATTGAGGACGGAAGAATGAAAAGAGTTTTCAAGGCCCGCCCTACAAACGTGCTCTACAATGACCCGTTCGTCCCGGACAAATCAATCGTCAAGCCCAGTACGATATTCGAGGAATTCACGATGAACTCGGACAAACGAGCCAAGGAGCGGGAGATCTACGAAATGCATAAGGCGGAGAGAGAATTAGAAGAGGAGGAAATTCGGATGCAATTGcagaaagagaaagaagaagaagagaaaatcaatttaaaaatcCTCAGGAAGCAACTTGTGCATAAACCGAATCCTATTCGTAAATATCGCTCCGTTGAAATTAAGCATAGCGAAAAGGAACTTACGAACCCTCAGTCCCCAGAGTGGCAGTCTAAGAAAAGACGAAAATTACGAGTTTGA